One region of Zingiber officinale cultivar Zhangliang chromosome 7B, Zo_v1.1, whole genome shotgun sequence genomic DNA includes:
- the LOC122005331 gene encoding corepressor interacting with RBPJ 1-like, which produces MGKNQAYKAMQRSRLGSSSAGPEEVEDGMTDGSFHSPEWHAARLASLKTSHTVTWEEFKKKQKEDELKRDELEADKDRMMREYRAQLDAERARKLALGRNHSASKSHHKKDRKSKESKKRSSKKRKHKRSSESSSSGSPSESSSSDDDYDSNDVRESRRSRSKRSKKKRKHRSRAKHSSSSCSDSEESDGPVRLSKFFGVTVAKR; this is translated from the exons ATGGGTAAGAATCAGGCTTACAAGGCGATGCAGAGGTCGAGGCTAGGTTCGTCCTCTGCTGGGCCGGAGGAGGTCGAGGACGGAATG ACGGATGGTTCATTTCATTCACCAGAGTGGCATGCTGCTCGTTTGGCCAGCTTAAAAACATCCCACACCGTAACATGGGAAGAATTCAAGAAAAAACAGAAG GAGGATGAACTCAAAAGAGATGAGCTTGAGGCTGACAAGGATAGAATGATGAGAGAATACAGAGCTCAGTTAGATGCTGAAAGGGCTAGGAAGCTGGCCCTTGGAAGAAACCACTCTGCCAGTAAATCACATCACAAAAAAG ACCGGAAGAGTAAAGAGTCAAAGAAACGAAGTAGCAAGAAGAGAAAG CACAAGAGATCATCTGAGTCAAGCTCCTCTGGTTCGCCCTCTGAATCATCGAGCAGTGATGATGATTACGACAGCAATGATGTTCGAGAATCAAGGAGATCTAGATCTAAGAGATCAAAGAAGAAAAGGAAGCATAGATCAAGGGCAAAACACTCGAGCAGCAGCTGCAGCGACAGTGAGGAGAGTGACGGGCCAGTACGACTCTCCAAGTTCTTCGGAGTTACAGTTGCAAAGAGATAG